One Globicephala melas chromosome 4, mGloMel1.2, whole genome shotgun sequence genomic window carries:
- the ICOSLG gene encoding ICOS ligand isoform X2 — MRQRSPGLLLLLLCGLRAEIQEEAIRAMVGSDVWLSCTYPEGNTFDLNDLYVYWQISVPGKQNTNSVVTYYLSGNSSAGHVNNHYKDRARLSLDGMKQGDFSLHLHNVTPQDEQKFNCLVFRKSLELEKILEVTVTLNVAANYSMPVVSGPSQDEELVFTCTSTNGYPWPKVYWINKTDNSLLDDALQNSTVSLNARGLYNVVSVLRIGRSPAVDVGCCIENVLLHQNLTSGQTEMFMGTKDSITEDPVDDTQDAVNPPVLSVLAVLVVAVAVAVATGWLCKRRCPYRSYAGAQAARPELELTEHV, encoded by the exons ATGCGGCAGAGGAG CCCTggactactgctgctgctactctGTGGCCTGCGAGCTG AGATTCAAGAAGAAGCAATCAGAGCGATGGTGGGCAGTGATGTCTGGCTCAGCTGCACTTACCCCGAAGGAAACACCTTCGATTTAAATGACCTTTATGTTTACTGGCAAATCAGTGTGCCGGGCAAACAGAACACCAACTCTGTGGTGACTTACTACCTCTCGGGAAACAGCTCTGCCGGCCACGTTAACAACCACTACAAAGACCGGGCCCGGCTGTCCCTGGACGGCATGAAGCAGGGCGACTTCTCTCTGCACCTGCACAATGTCACTCCCCAGGACGAGCAGAAGTTCAACTGCCTGGTGTTTCGGAAATCCTtagaattagaaaagattttGGAAGTCACGGTCACGCTAAACGTGGCAG CAAACTACAGCATGCCGGTGGTCAGCGGCCCATCCCAGGACGAGGAGCTGGTCTTCACGTGCACGTCCACGAATGGCTACCCGTGGCCCAAAGTGTACTGGATCAACAAGACGGACAACAGCCTGCTGGACGACGCCCTGCAGAACAGCACCGTGTCCCTAAACGCGCGGGGCCTGTACAACGTGGTCAGCGTCCTGCGGATCGGGCGGAGCCCCGCCGTCGACGTGGGCTGCTGCATTGAGAACGTGCTtcttcaccagaacctgaccagcGGCCAGACGG AAATGTTCATGGGAACCAAGGACAGCATCACAGAGGACCCAGTGGACGACACCCAAGATGCGGTGAACCCGCCGGTTCTCAGCGTCCTTGCTGTGCTAGTCGTGGCCGTGGCCGTGGCCGTGGCCACGGGCTGGCTGTGCAAGCGGAGATGTCCCTACAGAAGCTACGCAG GCGCCCAGGCTGCGAGGCCGGAGCTGGAGCTCACGG
- the ICOSLG gene encoding ICOS ligand isoform X1 → MRQRSPGLLLLLLCGLRAEIQEEAIRAMVGSDVWLSCTYPEGNTFDLNDLYVYWQISVPGKQNTNSVVTYYLSGNSSAGHVNNHYKDRARLSLDGMKQGDFSLHLHNVTPQDEQKFNCLVFRKSLELEKILEVTVTLNVAANYSMPVVSGPSQDEELVFTCTSTNGYPWPKVYWINKTDNSLLDDALQNSTVSLNARGLYNVVSVLRIGRSPAVDVGCCIENVLLHQNLTSGQTEMFMGTKDSITEDPVDDTQDAVNPPVLSVLAVLVVAVAVAVATGWLCKRRCPYRSYAGAQAARPELELTGQFARREGDPWRKRGSTGSGELGAPLSLCPPFSTGATR, encoded by the exons ATGCGGCAGAGGAG CCCTggactactgctgctgctactctGTGGCCTGCGAGCTG AGATTCAAGAAGAAGCAATCAGAGCGATGGTGGGCAGTGATGTCTGGCTCAGCTGCACTTACCCCGAAGGAAACACCTTCGATTTAAATGACCTTTATGTTTACTGGCAAATCAGTGTGCCGGGCAAACAGAACACCAACTCTGTGGTGACTTACTACCTCTCGGGAAACAGCTCTGCCGGCCACGTTAACAACCACTACAAAGACCGGGCCCGGCTGTCCCTGGACGGCATGAAGCAGGGCGACTTCTCTCTGCACCTGCACAATGTCACTCCCCAGGACGAGCAGAAGTTCAACTGCCTGGTGTTTCGGAAATCCTtagaattagaaaagattttGGAAGTCACGGTCACGCTAAACGTGGCAG CAAACTACAGCATGCCGGTGGTCAGCGGCCCATCCCAGGACGAGGAGCTGGTCTTCACGTGCACGTCCACGAATGGCTACCCGTGGCCCAAAGTGTACTGGATCAACAAGACGGACAACAGCCTGCTGGACGACGCCCTGCAGAACAGCACCGTGTCCCTAAACGCGCGGGGCCTGTACAACGTGGTCAGCGTCCTGCGGATCGGGCGGAGCCCCGCCGTCGACGTGGGCTGCTGCATTGAGAACGTGCTtcttcaccagaacctgaccagcGGCCAGACGG AAATGTTCATGGGAACCAAGGACAGCATCACAGAGGACCCAGTGGACGACACCCAAGATGCGGTGAACCCGCCGGTTCTCAGCGTCCTTGCTGTGCTAGTCGTGGCCGTGGCCGTGGCCGTGGCCACGGGCTGGCTGTGCAAGCGGAGATGTCCCTACAGAAGCTACGCAG GCGCCCAGGCTGCGAGGCCGGAGCTGGAGCTCACGGGTCAGTTTGCCAGGAGGGAAGGAGACCCGTGGAGGAAGCGTGGGTCCACGGGCTCGGGCGAGCTGGGCGCTCCACTCTCTCTGTGCCCGCCTTTCAGCACGGGTGCTACTCGATGA